One stretch of Bacteroidales bacterium DNA includes these proteins:
- a CDS encoding ParB/RepB/Spo0J family partition protein, which yields MIKKNALGRGLGALIDGVEKEVLEKKVEANLDISVDSIEANPFQPRTTFDEQSLEELSVSIKKLGIVQPLTVREVGQGRYQLIAGERRLRAARLAGLTHVPAYVRTADDQAMLELALVENIQREDLDAVEVAISFQRLIEECKLTQEQLSDRVGKQRSTVANYLRLLKLPAEIQLGIKNKHLMMGHARTLVNIDDPKKQINIYYKIIDGDLSVRQAEDLVRQLQTEKAKDPEKTEKKKKLNADFTQLSDHLNKIFAAKVNFRINEKGKGKIVIPFETPEEMERILGVFDRLNS from the coding sequence ATGATAAAGAAAAATGCGTTGGGAAGAGGTCTTGGTGCATTGATTGATGGTGTTGAGAAAGAGGTTCTTGAAAAAAAGGTAGAAGCAAACCTTGATATCTCAGTTGATTCTATTGAAGCAAACCCTTTTCAGCCCCGTACAACTTTCGACGAACAGTCGCTGGAAGAATTGTCTGTTTCTATTAAGAAACTGGGTATTGTCCAGCCACTTACAGTTCGTGAAGTAGGTCAGGGCAGGTACCAGCTCATTGCAGGTGAAAGACGCCTGAGAGCAGCACGTCTTGCAGGCCTTACTCACGTCCCTGCATATGTCAGAACTGCCGACGATCAGGCAATGCTTGAGCTTGCCCTGGTTGAGAATATTCAGCGCGAGGATCTTGATGCTGTTGAGGTGGCAATAAGCTTTCAGAGGCTGATAGAAGAGTGCAAACTCACACAGGAACAGCTGAGCGACAGGGTTGGAAAACAGAGATCAACAGTTGCCAATTATCTGCGCCTGCTGAAGCTTCCTGCTGAGATACAGCTAGGGATAAAGAATAAACATCTGATGATGGGGCATGCCCGTACACTGGTTAATATAGATGATCCTAAAAAGCAGATTAATATTTATTATAAGATCATCGATGGTGACCTTTCAGTGCGCCAGGCGGAAGATCTTGTGAGACAATTGCAGACCGAAAAGGCAAAAGATCCTGAAAAAACAGAGAAGAAAAAGAAGCTCAACGCAGATTTTACACAGCTATCTGACCACCTTAATAAGATATTTGCAGCCAAAGTAAACTTCAGAATAAATGAAAAGGGGAAGGGTAAAATTGTGATCCCGTTTGAGACCCCTGAAGAGATGGAGCGCATTTTAGGAGTATTTGACCGACTGAACTCCTGA
- a CDS encoding ParA family protein, translated as MGRIIAIANQKGGVGKTTTAINLAASLAALEQKVLIVDGDPQANATSGIGIDTRQIRSTIYDCLIDGKEPSDALMACQVDNLSILPSNIDLVGAEIEMLERPEREKILKKVLQKIEGDYDYILIDCSPSLGLLTVNALTASHSVIIPVQCEYFALEGLGKLLNTIKIIQNNLNPELEIEGFLLTMYDSRLRLSNQVADEVNKHFQQMVFKTIIQRNVKLSEAPSFGQPAILYDADSRGTVNYLNLAKELIEKQEARVKK; from the coding sequence ATGGGAAGGATTATAGCAATAGCGAATCAGAAGGGTGGGGTTGGGAAGACAACTACAGCTATTAACCTGGCAGCAAGTCTTGCGGCTCTGGAACAAAAAGTACTGATAGTTGATGGAGATCCTCAGGCTAATGCCACTTCAGGAATTGGAATTGATACACGACAGATCAGAAGTACAATATACGATTGCCTTATTGACGGCAAGGAGCCTTCTGATGCTTTAATGGCATGCCAGGTCGATAATCTTTCTATTCTTCCATCAAACATTGACCTTGTTGGTGCTGAAATAGAAATGCTTGAGCGTCCGGAAAGAGAAAAGATCCTCAAAAAGGTGCTTCAAAAAATTGAAGGTGATTATGACTATATTCTTATTGACTGTTCACCATCGCTGGGATTGCTCACTGTAAATGCCCTGACCGCATCACACTCTGTAATTATACCGGTTCAGTGCGAGTATTTTGCACTGGAAGGGCTTGGCAAACTCTTAAACACAATAAAAATAATTCAGAATAATCTTAATCCTGAACTTGAAATCGAAGGATTCCTTCTTACAATGTACGACTCCCGTCTCAGGTTATCAAACCAGGTTGCCGATGAGGTGAACAAGCATTTTCAGCAGATGGTTTTCAAAACAATCATTCAGAGGAATGTAAAACTGTCTGAAGCACCAAGCTTTGGCCAGCCGGCAATTCTGTATGATGCTGATTCGAGAGGTACTGTCAATTATCTCAATCTGGCCAAGGAGCTTATAGAGAAACAAGAAGCAAGAGTTAAAAAGTAG
- a CDS encoding diacylglycerol kinase family lipid kinase, producing the protein MNQPSNSDKWLVIVNPNAGNGKGKKDWERIAEIFTKHNIPIVPHFTEKKGAAKEMAQVAAKEGFRKIISVGGDGTLNEVVNGIFSQDHCSPSEFTLGLIPVGTGNDWGRMFGISLMYEGAVAAIKECKVMPHDIGTVSYYTDNEQHKNYFINIAGLGFEAIVVRKTNKQKDKGRSNKAIYFYNLLTSLLSYKNTEADIIIDGKKTTAKVFSINVGNGRYCGGGMRQTPDALPDDGLLDITVIKNMGKLEIIRSLKLLYDGTILSHPKVDGYRAKNLKVESKSLLYAEADGETLGHTPAEFSVLPSAIKIVYGTKIIQ; encoded by the coding sequence ATGAATCAGCCTTCCAATTCAGATAAATGGCTAGTAATAGTAAACCCGAATGCCGGCAATGGCAAAGGGAAGAAAGACTGGGAACGTATTGCAGAAATATTTACAAAGCATAATATTCCAATTGTTCCTCATTTCACTGAAAAAAAGGGAGCTGCAAAAGAGATGGCACAGGTTGCTGCAAAGGAAGGCTTCAGAAAAATCATCTCTGTCGGCGGTGACGGTACTCTGAATGAAGTCGTAAACGGGATCTTCTCGCAGGATCATTGTTCTCCGTCTGAATTTACACTTGGATTGATACCTGTCGGAACCGGTAACGACTGGGGCCGGATGTTCGGAATATCACTAATGTATGAAGGAGCCGTTGCCGCTATTAAAGAGTGTAAAGTGATGCCACATGATATTGGCACGGTGAGTTATTACACAGATAATGAGCAACATAAAAACTATTTTATAAATATTGCCGGACTGGGTTTTGAAGCAATTGTAGTAAGAAAAACGAACAAACAAAAAGACAAGGGAAGAAGCAATAAGGCAATTTATTTCTATAACCTGTTAACAAGTCTGTTGTCGTATAAGAATACTGAGGCAGATATTATCATTGATGGAAAGAAGACCACGGCTAAAGTGTTTTCAATTAATGTTGGAAATGGGAGGTACTGCGGCGGCGGAATGAGACAAACACCTGATGCTCTGCCTGATGACGGACTGCTTGATATCACTGTAATAAAGAATATGGGCAAACTGGAGATTATAAGGAGTCTTAAATTGTTATACGACGGCACAATTCTGAGTCACCCGAAAGTGGATGGTTACAGGGCTAAAAATCTAAAGGTTGAATCGAAATCACTTCTTTATGCAGAGGCCGATGGGGAAACACTTGGGCACACTCCTGCAGAATTCAGTGTTCTCCCATCTGCAATTAAGATTGTATACGGTACAAAAATTATTCAGTAA
- a CDS encoding glutaminyl-peptide cyclotransferase, whose amino-acid sequence MIIYSDAVPKRYGYKVIHTYPHSRDAFTQGLVYDKGVLFEGTGQETGSSLREVELETGKVLRQHNLDAALFGEGIALYKDRIYQVTWENKVGFIYDKSTFNVINKIYYSTQGWGLTTMNDRIVMSDGTNVLYFFEPDMFTVVSRIEVYDNKEKIDSLNELEFINGEIWANIWMSDRIARIDPVSGKVIGYIDLKGILSASDRNPDTDVLNGIAYDNDGKRIFVTGKRWPKLFEIRVTE is encoded by the coding sequence ATGATTATTTATTCTGATGCTGTTCCGAAACGGTATGGCTATAAAGTTATTCATACTTACCCGCATAGCCGTGATGCGTTTACCCAGGGACTCGTATATGATAAGGGAGTGTTATTTGAAGGGACCGGGCAGGAGACAGGCTCCAGCCTGAGGGAAGTAGAGCTCGAAACAGGGAAAGTACTCAGACAGCATAATCTCGATGCAGCCTTATTCGGAGAAGGAATTGCCCTTTACAAAGACCGGATTTACCAGGTTACCTGGGAGAATAAGGTCGGGTTCATATATGATAAATCAACCTTTAATGTTATAAATAAGATCTACTATTCAACACAGGGCTGGGGACTCACTACAATGAATGACCGGATAGTGATGAGCGACGGTACTAATGTTCTTTATTTCTTTGAACCTGATATGTTTACAGTAGTTTCCAGAATTGAGGTTTATGATAATAAGGAGAAGATAGATTCTCTGAATGAACTCGAATTCATCAATGGAGAAATCTGGGCAAATATCTGGATGTCGGACCGTATTGCAAGGATTGATCCGGTGAGCGGCAAGGTAATCGGGTATATCGATCTTAAGGGAATACTATCTGCTTCCGACCGGAATCCTGATACCGATGTTCTGAACGGTATTGCTTATGACAATGACGGCAAAAGGATTTTTGTTACCGGGAAGAGATGGCCTAAACTGTTCGAGATCAGGGTTACTGAATAA
- a CDS encoding hydrolase has translation MVDFNGIKIAVDFDGTIVEHAYPAIGKEKLFAFRTLKELEKMGARLILWTFRAGKELDEAVEFCRKNGIEFYAVNRNYPEEIYDETVSRKIDADIYIDDKNVGGFPGWSEIWQMLNPFELQQMEAEKRIASSRWNIFKRLFNRKLKQDEN, from the coding sequence ATGGTTGACTTTAACGGGATAAAGATTGCTGTCGACTTCGATGGTACAATTGTCGAGCACGCTTATCCAGCCATTGGCAAAGAAAAACTATTCGCTTTCCGCACACTTAAGGAGCTGGAAAAAATGGGGGCCAGGCTTATTCTTTGGACCTTCAGGGCCGGTAAAGAACTTGATGAAGCTGTTGAATTTTGCAGGAAGAATGGTATTGAGTTCTATGCTGTAAACAGGAATTATCCTGAGGAGATTTATGATGAAACTGTAAGCCGCAAGATCGATGCTGATATCTATATCGATGATAAAAATGTAGGTGGTTTTCCCGGCTGGAGTGAAATATGGCAGATGCTTAATCCGTTTGAACTTCAGCAGATGGAGGCAGAGAAAAGGATTGCTTCTTCACGCTGGAATATTTTTAAAAGATTATTTAACAGGAAATTAAAACAAGATGAGAACTGA
- the pssA gene encoding CDP-diacylglycerol--serine O-phosphatidyltransferase — translation MKKHIPNIITSLNLVSGFVAIIFAATGELVTASWLILAAMVFDFLDGFSARLLKAYSDIGKELDSLADVVSFGVAPGIIIYQLLNESLAIYAPSFVNSNSVIPTLILVLPAVMPVCAALRLAIFNLDASQATTFKGLPTPANALAVISVIIASQYSQSEFLSSFISSPALLLLFTFTLSVMMVSRVPLLSLKVKNLKIKGNEGRYILVLLIITGFISIGIMAFPLIIPLYILASLLSLLF, via the coding sequence ATGAAGAAACATATTCCAAACATAATAACATCGCTTAATCTGGTTTCAGGATTTGTAGCTATTATTTTTGCAGCCACCGGAGAGCTTGTAACAGCCTCATGGCTGATACTTGCTGCAATGGTCTTTGACTTCCTTGATGGTTTTTCTGCCCGTTTGTTAAAGGCCTATTCAGATATTGGCAAGGAGCTCGACTCACTAGCTGATGTTGTAAGCTTTGGTGTGGCACCAGGAATAATTATCTATCAGCTTCTTAATGAATCACTTGCCATTTATGCTCCATCATTTGTAAATTCGAATAGTGTAATTCCTACACTTATTCTGGTTTTACCTGCTGTTATGCCTGTCTGTGCAGCTCTCCGTCTTGCAATTTTCAATCTGGATGCAAGTCAGGCTACCACATTCAAGGGTCTTCCCACGCCTGCAAATGCACTGGCAGTTATCTCTGTAATAATAGCCTCACAATATTCACAATCAGAATTTTTGAGCTCATTTATATCATCACCTGCTTTGCTCTTACTGTTTACATTTACACTATCTGTTATGATGGTCAGCAGAGTACCCTTACTCTCGCTGAAAGTAAAAAATCTTAAAATAAAAGGAAATGAAGGCCGCTATATCCTTGTATTACTTATCATTACAGGATTCATCTCTATTGGTATAATGGCCTTTCCGCTTATTATACCCCTGTATATTTTAGCCTCTCTTCTTTCGCTGCTATTCTGA
- the cydB gene encoding cytochrome d ubiquinol oxidase subunit II, which yields MTILITHLFLQQYWWIIVSLLASLLVFLMFVQGGQSFIFSLPENDNQKTLIVNAMGRKWEFTFTTLVTFGGAFFASFPLFYATSFGGAYWVWIAILFSFIIQAVAYEFRSKPDNILGKKTFDIFLFINGSLGPLLIGTAVATFFTGAMFTLNNENQVHWETKWYGLEALLDIRNIALGLAVLFLARVNGLLYFVNTIDDESLRKRSVKRVTWNAIPFLVSFLFFIVAILLSDGLVVDPATGIVSIEKYRYFHTFLRMPFVLIIFLIGVITVLYGIGVTIIKGGIKGIWCSGSGTVITVFALFMIAGISGNPFYPSLFDLQSSLTITNASSSQFTLKTMMFVSFMIPFILGYIWYAWKAINNTKMTEAEMNSEDHKY from the coding sequence ATGACAATACTAATAACACATCTGTTCCTTCAGCAATACTGGTGGATAATTGTATCCCTTCTGGCAAGCCTTCTGGTGTTCCTGATGTTTGTACAGGGCGGACAATCTTTTATTTTTTCGCTGCCTGAAAATGATAACCAGAAAACACTCATTGTCAATGCAATGGGGAGAAAATGGGAATTCACCTTTACCACACTGGTAACCTTCGGGGGTGCATTCTTTGCTTCATTTCCGCTTTTTTATGCAACAAGTTTCGGTGGTGCTTACTGGGTATGGATAGCTATACTCTTCAGCTTCATCATTCAGGCAGTTGCCTATGAATTCAGGTCCAAACCAGATAATATTCTTGGTAAAAAAACATTCGACATCTTCCTGTTTATTAATGGATCACTCGGCCCGCTTCTTATTGGTACTGCTGTTGCCACGTTTTTTACAGGGGCTATGTTTACTCTTAATAATGAGAACCAGGTGCATTGGGAAACTAAATGGTATGGTCTTGAAGCACTGCTGGATATAAGAAATATTGCGCTCGGATTGGCAGTATTGTTTCTTGCCAGGGTGAATGGCTTACTTTACTTTGTCAATACTATTGATGATGAATCATTGAGGAAGAGATCAGTAAAAAGAGTAACATGGAATGCAATTCCGTTTCTCGTCTCTTTTCTCTTTTTTATTGTAGCAATTCTTTTGTCTGACGGCTTAGTAGTTGATCCGGCCACAGGTATTGTCTCAATAGAGAAATACAGGTATTTCCATACATTTCTCCGTATGCCTTTCGTTCTCATCATTTTCCTGATTGGTGTAATAACTGTATTGTATGGTATAGGTGTCACAATAATCAAAGGCGGGATTAAAGGGATCTGGTGTTCAGGTTCAGGTACTGTAATTACTGTTTTTGCATTGTTTATGATTGCCGGAATCAGTGGCAACCCGTTTTATCCCTCACTGTTCGACCTGCAAAGTTCTCTTACAATAACAAACGCTTCCTCAAGCCAGTTCACTCTGAAAACGATGATGTTTGTATCCTTCATGATCCCGTTTATTCTGGGATATATATGGTACGCCTGGAAAGCAATAAATAATACCAAAATGACTGAAGCTGAGATGAATTCAGAAGATCATAAATACTAA
- a CDS encoding cytochrome ubiquinol oxidase subunit I, with product MIENVDLSVVDWSRAQFALTAIYHWLFVPLTLGLSFILAIMETIYVRTGNEEWKRITRFWMTLFGINFAIGVATGIILEFEFGTNWSNYSWFVGDIFGAPLAVEGILAFFLESTFVAVMFFGWNKVSKKFHLVSTWLVAIGANLSALWILVANGWMQNPVGMTFNPEAARNEMVSFWAVLFNQVAVDKFLHTISSGFLLASMFVLSISCWFLLKKREALLAKRSILVAGIFGLLSSLMVAYTGDESARTIAKVQPVKFGAMEALYEGKDNAGLIAIGLLKDSDNSIGKTKEKEFIFKIEIPGLLSVLTGGNRDAYVPGIRDHVLGNQEKEILSVMEKREKGIFARNVLTDYQRADLFKDKEQVANIKEVFRSKEFNDEYFRYFGYATINSPEEVIPNVPIAFYSFHLMVILGFSFIMLFALSIHLLFKGTIEKNRWFLWIAFFALPLPYVASELGWILVEMGRQPWIIQDLMTVTKGVSNITSGSVITTFILFAVLFTVLLVSEISIMVKQIKIGPKH from the coding sequence ATGATTGAAAATGTTGATCTCTCAGTCGTTGACTGGTCGAGAGCACAATTTGCCCTGACAGCAATTTACCACTGGCTTTTTGTACCGCTTACACTTGGATTGTCATTTATCCTGGCGATAATGGAAACCATTTATGTGCGCACAGGAAATGAAGAGTGGAAGCGGATTACCAGATTCTGGATGACTCTTTTCGGGATCAACTTTGCTATCGGTGTTGCAACCGGGATAATACTCGAGTTTGAATTCGGCACCAACTGGTCAAATTATTCGTGGTTTGTGGGCGATATATTCGGCGCTCCACTTGCTGTAGAAGGAATTCTGGCTTTTTTCCTCGAATCAACATTTGTTGCTGTGATGTTTTTTGGATGGAATAAAGTAAGCAAAAAATTCCACCTTGTTTCAACATGGCTTGTTGCAATAGGGGCGAATCTCTCAGCACTGTGGATACTGGTTGCAAATGGATGGATGCAGAATCCGGTGGGAATGACATTCAATCCTGAAGCTGCAAGAAATGAGATGGTTAGCTTTTGGGCTGTGCTGTTTAACCAGGTAGCTGTGGATAAATTTCTTCATACTATTTCATCAGGATTCCTGCTTGCATCGATGTTTGTTCTAAGTATAAGCTGCTGGTTCCTGCTCAAAAAGAGGGAAGCTCTACTGGCAAAACGAAGCATACTTGTTGCAGGTATTTTCGGACTTCTCTCATCACTTATGGTTGCTTATACCGGCGATGAATCGGCAAGGACTATAGCAAAGGTTCAGCCTGTTAAGTTCGGTGCCATGGAAGCTCTTTACGAAGGAAAAGACAACGCCGGACTGATTGCGATAGGTTTACTGAAAGATTCCGATAATTCAATAGGGAAAACCAAAGAAAAAGAGTTCATTTTTAAGATTGAAATCCCGGGATTGCTGTCGGTACTTACAGGAGGCAACAGGGATGCATATGTTCCCGGGATAAGGGATCATGTTTTAGGTAACCAGGAGAAGGAGATACTTTCAGTTATGGAGAAGAGGGAGAAAGGGATTTTTGCCAGGAATGTTCTCACCGACTACCAGAGAGCAGATTTATTTAAGGATAAAGAACAGGTAGCGAACATCAAAGAGGTTTTCAGAAGTAAGGAATTTAATGATGAGTATTTCAGATATTTCGGCTATGCCACAATCAATTCTCCTGAAGAAGTAATCCCGAATGTCCCCATTGCATTTTATTCATTTCATCTCATGGTAATTCTGGGATTCTCATTTATTATGCTGTTTGCACTTTCCATACACCTGCTGTTCAAAGGTACAATTGAGAAGAACAGATGGTTTCTGTGGATCGCATTTTTTGCGCTGCCTTTACCATATGTGGCAAGTGAACTGGGCTGGATCCTCGTTGAAATGGGTCGTCAGCCATGGATCATTCAGGATTTAATGACTGTCACAAAAGGTGTCTCCAATATCACCTCCGGCTCAGTGATTACAACCTTTATTCTTTTTGCCGTTCTGTTCACTGTACTTCTTGTATCAGAGATCTCAATAATGGTTAAGCAGATAAAAATCGGACCAAAACATTAG
- a CDS encoding DUF4492 domain-containing protein, whose translation MKRILSLLNRVFLFYYEGFRSMSQWGRRVWLIILIKLFIMFAILKIFFFTDFLDKKYDSDKEKSEYVREQLIN comes from the coding sequence ATGAAACGAATACTTTCATTATTGAACCGGGTCTTCCTCTTTTATTATGAGGGATTCAGGTCCATGTCACAATGGGGAAGGAGAGTCTGGCTGATCATTTTAATCAAGCTTTTCATTATGTTTGCTATATTGAAGATATTTTTCTTCACTGATTTCCTCGACAAGAAATATGATAGTGATAAGGAAAAAAGTGAATATGTTCGGGAACAACTAATTAACTGA
- a CDS encoding AI-2E family transporter — translation MKATLRNILIFFGIILLLACAWYFRNIVVYILVSGVLSIMGRPLVDLMCRIRIKKWNFPRSLSALITLLIIWGFIIMFFVIFVPLLTTQLNYFSTIDSEKIVQLVAEPINKVENVFRAFNKDITSELSIQDYIIKKVSGVLSISMIQNFLGSIVGIMGNILVAIFSITFITFFFLKDQRLFFESILMWVPDNYTDNVTRALHSIKNLLTRYFIGILIQSTCIMILITIGMTIVGIDFQQALVMGLILGILNVIPYVGPWLGLFIAIIMGVASHMNQDFTTVVVPLVYYMILVEAITHLIDNIVFQPVIFSNSVKAHPLEIFVVVLAAGFAAGIPGMILGIPAYTVLRVFAREFFNNFKAVQRITSSLSPENMKRKHHSSEKEEETSVQDESAEATNEK, via the coding sequence ATGAAAGCAACTTTAAGGAACATTCTTATCTTTTTTGGAATTATACTGCTCCTGGCCTGTGCATGGTATTTCAGGAATATAGTTGTTTACATTCTTGTATCAGGTGTGCTCTCTATAATGGGGAGGCCTCTGGTAGATCTGATGTGCAGGATCAGGATTAAAAAATGGAACTTTCCCCGATCGCTCAGTGCCCTTATAACACTTCTGATTATCTGGGGTTTTATAATTATGTTTTTCGTAATTTTCGTTCCTCTGTTAACAACTCAGCTTAACTATTTCTCAACAATCGACAGTGAGAAGATCGTACAGTTGGTTGCAGAACCTATAAACAAGGTTGAAAACGTCTTCAGGGCATTTAATAAAGATATTACCAGTGAACTTTCAATTCAGGATTATATAATTAAAAAAGTCTCAGGCGTTCTCAGTATCAGTATGATCCAGAACTTTCTGGGATCTATTGTTGGCATAATGGGAAATATCCTTGTTGCCATTTTTTCGATAACATTCATTACTTTTTTCTTCCTTAAAGATCAGCGGCTCTTCTTTGAATCGATACTGATGTGGGTGCCCGATAATTATACAGATAATGTAACGAGGGCGTTGCATTCGATAAAAAACCTCCTTACAAGATATTTCATAGGTATCCTTATCCAGAGTACCTGCATTATGATACTGATTACTATCGGAATGACTATTGTTGGAATTGATTTTCAGCAAGCCCTTGTTATGGGACTAATCCTCGGCATCCTTAATGTTATCCCGTATGTTGGACCATGGCTCGGCTTGTTCATAGCAATTATTATGGGTGTGGCATCTCATATGAATCAGGACTTTACAACTGTTGTTGTTCCACTTGTTTATTATATGATTCTGGTTGAGGCAATTACACATCTAATTGATAACATTGTTTTTCAGCCGGTCATTTTCTCAAATAGTGTTAAAGCACATCCACTCGAAATTTTTGTCGTGGTACTGGCGGCTGGTTTTGCTGCCGGAATACCAGGTATGATTCTCGGCATTCCGGCTTATACAGTTCTCAGGGTTTTTGCCCGTGAGTTCTTCAATAATTTTAAGGCGGTTCAGAGGATAACTTCAAGCCTGTCGCCTGAAAACATGAAAAGGAAACATCACTCTTCTGAAAAAGAAGAGGAAACATCTGTTCAGGATGAAAGTGCTGAAGCAACAAATGAGAAATAG
- a CDS encoding Hsp20/alpha crystallin family protein, whose product MLPTISTRSFRPFGFSNLFDDDFFPVLNNRTSSMPAVNIREDEKHFGLELAVPGIDKKDLKIDINEDVLTISSESKTESEENKDGYKRKEFSYTSFCRSFYIPENVDRDKIEANYKDGILNVSLPKMKEEKNKITREVKIS is encoded by the coding sequence ATGTTACCAACAATTTCAACAAGAAGTTTCAGACCGTTTGGATTTTCAAATCTTTTTGATGATGATTTTTTCCCGGTCCTAAACAACAGAACCAGCTCAATGCCAGCTGTTAACATAAGGGAAGATGAAAAGCATTTCGGACTCGAGCTTGCAGTTCCGGGAATAGACAAAAAAGATCTGAAGATCGATATCAATGAGGATGTATTAACAATTTCCTCAGAGAGCAAAACTGAGTCGGAGGAGAACAAAGATGGTTACAAGAGAAAAGAGTTCAGTTACACTTCTTTCTGCAGAAGTTTTTACATTCCTGAAAATGTTGACAGGGATAAAATTGAAGCAAACTACAAAGATGGTATTCTGAATGTATCTCTTCCAAAAATGAAGGAAGAGAAAAACAAAATCACACGTGAGGTTAAGATTTCATAA